The following are encoded together in the Flavihumibacter fluvii genome:
- a CDS encoding twin-arginine translocation signal domain-containing protein gives MERKTTRRRFIQLAATAGAGLSISSPLSAMYSGGLFTLNSLGANQPKPGNDGFIPNRAASWWCDIQDIQWPQKGIRDKIKRRAENFAKAQIDTAINFGFHNRFDFAPYFKQLHGYYNNVCEELHKHNIRFMDHYSCNHITRPRNEADFLFVNKFERLGVLLIPEPEAAKYAQYEGHRYQDLCEVDLRDGSRGYASQYQYEAFCHNNPGLHDMHGKYLQRLMKEVPFDGIEVDDMCSYPGNTTCGCQYCRDRFRRDYGHEIPAFPDKNFFGDTTQENQLLWGNYANPVYRDWLRMKSDTIRDHVKLIKSILGEKPLMTCCSNTGPIVLNAVALDLEKMAPYLDIFMLENVGTNIRNVNWVEMEGEALHQKDIAAKRGNAPAIALSYALSEKGAYLGWGLGRFWGVANWSSTLNGRLEEDPANAYEMEDVITKPNNWEKSHSDYYYRDGQDLVEIRLVNNYYCRENGWRDGAGFEHWDRSQAWAAQLVKHNVGYRFVRSEELADANALSREKTPLVLDGAGCVSDEQFTALQTYLSKGGTAWIALPFGTHDHKGNLRKTPLSAILQQKKYARLRFIESALDGTPLEKAIQGGKFEPALKQVKGDTRWAARVRFYKGRPVIHFMNAALTATPDEIKDLSGIPLIKDIDSVITDNTLAYELDTRRVQLPDMVLMSPELGEQKTTVPVKKISQTKSAIQLNLEGLKIYAVLQPST, from the coding sequence ATGGAAAGGAAAACGACGCGCAGGCGATTCATACAACTGGCAGCAACAGCAGGGGCAGGGCTAAGTATTTCGTCACCCTTGTCGGCAATGTATAGTGGTGGTCTTTTTACTTTGAACAGCCTGGGTGCCAATCAGCCTAAACCGGGCAATGATGGTTTCATTCCCAACCGGGCAGCCAGCTGGTGGTGCGATATCCAGGATATCCAGTGGCCACAGAAAGGCATCCGCGACAAGATCAAGCGCAGGGCGGAAAATTTTGCCAAAGCACAGATCGACACAGCCATCAATTTCGGGTTTCATAACCGCTTCGATTTCGCGCCTTATTTCAAACAGCTGCACGGGTATTATAACAATGTTTGTGAAGAACTGCACAAACATAATATCCGATTTATGGACCACTATTCCTGCAACCATATTACACGGCCCAGGAATGAAGCTGACTTCCTGTTTGTAAATAAGTTTGAACGGCTGGGTGTCTTGCTGATCCCTGAACCGGAAGCCGCAAAATATGCCCAATACGAAGGCCACCGCTACCAGGACCTGTGTGAAGTTGATCTTCGTGATGGCAGCCGCGGTTATGCCAGCCAATACCAATATGAAGCATTCTGCCACAACAATCCAGGGCTCCACGATATGCATGGTAAATACCTGCAGCGCCTGATGAAAGAAGTCCCCTTCGATGGCATTGAAGTAGATGATATGTGCAGCTACCCTGGTAATACCACCTGTGGTTGCCAGTATTGCCGTGACCGGTTCCGGCGCGATTATGGCCATGAGATCCCAGCCTTCCCGGACAAGAATTTCTTTGGTGATACAACGCAGGAAAACCAGTTACTCTGGGGAAATTACGCCAACCCGGTTTACCGTGACTGGCTGCGCATGAAATCGGATACCATCCGCGACCATGTAAAACTGATCAAATCAATACTGGGCGAAAAACCCCTGATGACCTGTTGTTCCAATACCGGTCCAATCGTCCTGAATGCGGTTGCCCTCGACCTCGAAAAAATGGCTCCCTACCTCGATATATTCATGCTGGAAAATGTGGGCACAAATATCCGGAATGTGAACTGGGTGGAGATGGAAGGCGAAGCCCTGCACCAGAAAGATATCGCTGCAAAAAGGGGGAATGCCCCTGCCATTGCATTAAGTTATGCGCTCTCTGAAAAAGGCGCTTACCTGGGCTGGGGATTGGGTCGCTTCTGGGGTGTAGCCAACTGGAGCAGTACCCTGAACGGACGGCTGGAAGAAGATCCTGCCAATGCTTATGAAATGGAAGATGTGATCACCAAACCCAATAACTGGGAAAAATCACACAGTGACTATTATTATCGCGATGGACAAGACCTCGTGGAGATCAGGCTGGTAAATAATTATTATTGCCGCGAAAATGGCTGGCGCGATGGTGCGGGTTTCGAACATTGGGATCGTTCCCAGGCCTGGGCCGCGCAACTCGTTAAACATAATGTAGGCTACCGTTTTGTGCGATCGGAAGAACTCGCGGATGCGAATGCATTGAGCAGGGAAAAAACGCCGCTTGTCCTGGATGGTGCAGGCTGTGTATCGGACGAGCAATTCACTGCCCTCCAGACTTATTTATCCAAAGGCGGTACGGCCTGGATCGCCCTACCTTTTGGCACGCACGACCACAAAGGGAACCTGCGGAAGACACCGTTGTCAGCCATCCTGCAGCAGAAAAAATATGCCCGTCTCCGTTTTATTGAATCTGCCCTGGATGGTACGCCATTGGAAAAGGCAATCCAGGGCGGCAAATTTGAACCGGCGCTGAAGCAGGTGAAAGGCGATACCCGCTGGGCTGCAAGGGTCAGGTTCTACAAAGGCCGGCCGGTCATCCATTTCATGAATGCTGCACTTACTGCCACACCAGATGAGATCAAGGATCTATCGGGCATCCCGCTCATAAAAGACATTGATTCGGTGATCACAGATAACACCCTGGCCTATGAGCTGGATACGCGCAGGGTCCAGCTGCCGGACATGGTATTGATGAGCCCGGAACTGGGTGAACAAAAAACCACTGTACCGGTAAAAAAAATCAGCCAAACAAAATCAGCCATCCAACTGAACCTCGAAGGATTGAAAATTTATGCGGTGCTGCAACCGTCTACCTAA